The following are from one region of the Bos mutus isolate GX-2022 chromosome 18, NWIPB_WYAK_1.1, whole genome shotgun sequence genome:
- the CDH3 gene encoding cadherin-3 isoform X5 encodes MAQVYWLPRAASEPCRAGFGEAEVTLEARGAELEPGQALGKVVFTDCPGQELALLTDDDLIVLNDETVQERKALKISPPAPVLRRRKREWVVPPISVPENGKGPFPQRLNQLKSNKDRGTKIFYSITGPGADSPPEGIFAIEKETGWLLLNKPLDREKIAKYELFGHAVSENGASVEDPMNISIIVTDQNDHKPKFTQDVFRGSVLEGVLPGTSVMQVTATDEDDAVNTYNGVVAYSIHSQEPKDPHDLMFTVHRSTGTISVISSGLDRERVPEYTLTIHATDMDGDGSSTTAMAIVEILDANDNAPVFDPQKYEARVPENTVSHEVQRLTVTDLDAPNSPAWRATYRIVGGDNGDHFTITTDPESNQGILTTQKGLDFEAKTQHTLYVEVINEVPFVVKLPTSTATVVVLVEDVNEPPVFVPPSKVIEIQEGISTGEPICAYTARDPDKGSQKISYHILRDPAGWLAMDPDSGQVTAAGVLDREDEQFVRNNIYEVMVLATDDGSPPTTGTGTLLLTLMDINDHGPVPEPRQITICNQSPVPQVLNITDKDLSPHTAPFQAQLTHDSDVYWTAEVNEKGDAVALSLKKFLKQGEYDVHLSLSDHGNKEQLTVIRATVCDCHGNMVTCRDPWTWGFLLPILGAALALLLLLLVLLFLVRKKRKIKEPLLLPEDDTRDNVFYYGEEGGGEEDQDYDITQLHRGLEARPEVVLRNDVAPSFIPTPMYRPRPANPDEIGNFIIENLKAANTDPTAPPYDSLLVFDYEGSGSDAASLSSLTSSTSDQDQDYNYLNEWGSRFKKLADMYGGGQDD; translated from the exons tGGTCTTCACAGACTGCCCTGGGCAAGAGTTGGCCCTGCTGACTGACGATGACTTGATTGTTCTGAACGATGAAACAGTCCAG GAAAGGAAAGCACTGAAGATCTCCCCACCCGCACCTGTCTTACGAAGGCGCAAGAGAGAATGGGTGGTCCCGCCAATATCTGTGCCTGAGAATGGCAAGGGTCCTTTCCCCCAGAGGCTGAATCAG cTCAAATCTAATAAGGACAGAGGCACCAAGATTTTCTACAGCATCACGGGGCCTGGGGCAGACAGCCCACCAGAGGGTATCTTTGctatagagaaggaaacaggcTGGTTGTTGCTGAATAAGCCACTGGACCGGGAGAAGATTGCCAAGTATGAG CTCTTTGGCCATGCTGTATCAGAGAACGGCGCCTCTGTGGAAGATCCGATGAACATCTCCATCATTGTAACAGACCAGAATGACCACAAGCCCAAGTTCACCCAGGATGTCTTCAGAGGGAGCGTCTTGGAAGGGGTGCTACCTG GCACTTCCGTGATGCAGGTGACAGCCACGGATGAGGACGATGCCGTTAACACCTACAACGGTGTGGTTGCTTACTCCATCCACAGTCAAGAGCCAAAGGACCCGCATGACCTCATGTTCACAGTCCACCGGAGCACGGGTACCATCAGCGTCATCTCCAGTGGCCTGGACCGGGAA AGAGTCCCCGAGTACACACTGACCATCCATGCCACAGACATGGATGGGGACGGCTCCAGCACCACGGCTATGGCCATAGTGGAAATCCTCGATGCCAACGACAATGCTCCCGTGTTTGATCCCCAGAAG TATGAGGCCCGTGTGCCTGAGAACACAGTGAGCCACGAGGTGCAGAGGCTGACAGTGACTGATCTGGATGCCCCTAACTCACCAGCATGGCGTGCCACCTACCGCATCGTGGGAGGTGACAACGGGGACCATTTTACCATCACTACTGACCCCGAGAGCAACCAGGGTATCCTGACCACCCAGAAG GGCTTGGATTTTGAGGCCAAAACCCAGCACACCCTGTACGTCGAAGTGATCAACGAGGTTCCCTTTGTGGTGAAACTCCCGACCTCCACAGCCACCGTAGTGGTCCTCGTGGAGGATGTGAATGAGCCACCCGTGTTTGTCCCCCCCTCCAAAGTCATCGAAATCCAGGAGGGCATCTCCACTGGGGAGCCTATTTGTGCCTACACTGCACGGGACCCAGACAAGGGGAGTCAGAAGATCAG TTACCACATCCTGAGAGACCCAGCAGGGTGGCTAGCGATGGACCCAGACAGTGGACAAGTCACTGCCGCAGGGGTCTTGGACCGTGAGGATGAGCAGTTTGTGAGAAACAACATCTACGAAGTCATGGTCTTGGCCACAGATGATG GGAGCCCTCCCACCACTGGCACAGGGACCCTCCTGCTAACACTGATGGACATCAATGACCACGGTCCGGTCCCCGAGCCCCGTCAGATCACCATCTGCAACCAAAGCCCTGTGCCCCAGGTGCTAAACATCACAGACAAGGACTTGTCCCCCCACACTGCCCCTTTCCAGGCCCAACTCACACACGACTCGGACGTCTATTGGACAGCAGAAGTCAACGAGAAAG GAGATGCAGTAGCCTTGTCCCTGAAGAAGTTCCTAAAGCAAGGCGAATACGATGTGCACCTTTCCCTATCTGACCACGGCAACAAGGAGCAGCTGACAGTGATCAGAGCCACCGTGTGTGACTGCCACGGCAACATGGTGACCTGCCGGGACCCCTGGACGTGGGGtttcctcctccccatcctgggTGCTGCCCTGGCTCTGCTGC TCCTTCTGCTGGTGCTCCTGTTCTTGGTGAGAAAGAAACGGAAGATCAaggagccccttctcctcccagaagATGACACCCGTGACAACGTCTTCTACTACGGCGAAGAGGGGGGTGGCGAGGAGGACCAG GACTATGACATCACCCAGCTCCACCGGGGTCTGGAGGCCCGGCCTGAGGTGGTTCTCCGCAACGATGTGGCACCATCCTTCATCCCCACACCCATGTACCGTCCTCGGCCAGCCAACCCAGATGAAATTGGCAACTTCATCATTGAG AACCTGAAGGCGGCCAACACAGACCCCACGGCCCCGCCCTACGACTCCCTGTTGGTGTTCGACTATGAGGGCAGTGGCTCCGATGCCGCCTCTCTGAGCTCACTCACCTCCTCAACCTCTGACCAGGACCAAGACTACAACTATCTGAATGAGTGGGGCAGCCGCTTCAAGAAGCTGGCGGACATGTACGGCGGGGGCCAGGATGACTAG
- the CDH3 gene encoding cadherin-3 isoform X3 produces MNAAPLFPAGFRCISTSFSHSSRKAQRPFSSRAAKAEEGAQVYWLPRAASEPCRAGFGEAEVTLEARGAELEPGQALGKVVFTDCPGQELALLTDDDLIVLNDETVQERKALKISPPAPVLRRRKREWVVPPISVPENGKGPFPQRLNQLKSNKDRGTKIFYSITGPGADSPPEGIFAIEKETGWLLLNKPLDREKIAKYELFGHAVSENGASVEDPMNISIIVTDQNDHKPKFTQDVFRGSVLEGVLPGTSVMQVTATDEDDAVNTYNGVVAYSIHSQEPKDPHDLMFTVHRSTGTISVISSGLDRERVPEYTLTIHATDMDGDGSSTTAMAIVEILDANDNAPVFDPQKYEARVPENTVSHEVQRLTVTDLDAPNSPAWRATYRIVGGDNGDHFTITTDPESNQGILTTQKGLDFEAKTQHTLYVEVINEVPFVVKLPTSTATVVVLVEDVNEPPVFVPPSKVIEIQEGISTGEPICAYTARDPDKGSQKISYHILRDPAGWLAMDPDSGQVTAAGVLDREDEQFVRNNIYEVMVLATDDGSPPTTGTGTLLLTLMDINDHGPVPEPRQITICNQSPVPQVLNITDKDLSPHTAPFQAQLTHDSDVYWTAEVNEKGDAVALSLKKFLKQGEYDVHLSLSDHGNKEQLTVIRATVCDCHGNMVTCRDPWTWGFLLPILGAALALLLLLLVLLFLVRKKRKIKEPLLLPEDDTRDNVFYYGEEGGGEEDQDYDITQLHRGLEARPEVVLRNDVAPSFIPTPMYRPRPANPDEIGNFIIENLKAANTDPTAPPYDSLLVFDYEGSGSDAASLSSLTSSTSDQDQDYNYLNEWGSRFKKLADMYGGGQDD; encoded by the exons tGGTCTTCACAGACTGCCCTGGGCAAGAGTTGGCCCTGCTGACTGACGATGACTTGATTGTTCTGAACGATGAAACAGTCCAG GAAAGGAAAGCACTGAAGATCTCCCCACCCGCACCTGTCTTACGAAGGCGCAAGAGAGAATGGGTGGTCCCGCCAATATCTGTGCCTGAGAATGGCAAGGGTCCTTTCCCCCAGAGGCTGAATCAG cTCAAATCTAATAAGGACAGAGGCACCAAGATTTTCTACAGCATCACGGGGCCTGGGGCAGACAGCCCACCAGAGGGTATCTTTGctatagagaaggaaacaggcTGGTTGTTGCTGAATAAGCCACTGGACCGGGAGAAGATTGCCAAGTATGAG CTCTTTGGCCATGCTGTATCAGAGAACGGCGCCTCTGTGGAAGATCCGATGAACATCTCCATCATTGTAACAGACCAGAATGACCACAAGCCCAAGTTCACCCAGGATGTCTTCAGAGGGAGCGTCTTGGAAGGGGTGCTACCTG GCACTTCCGTGATGCAGGTGACAGCCACGGATGAGGACGATGCCGTTAACACCTACAACGGTGTGGTTGCTTACTCCATCCACAGTCAAGAGCCAAAGGACCCGCATGACCTCATGTTCACAGTCCACCGGAGCACGGGTACCATCAGCGTCATCTCCAGTGGCCTGGACCGGGAA AGAGTCCCCGAGTACACACTGACCATCCATGCCACAGACATGGATGGGGACGGCTCCAGCACCACGGCTATGGCCATAGTGGAAATCCTCGATGCCAACGACAATGCTCCCGTGTTTGATCCCCAGAAG TATGAGGCCCGTGTGCCTGAGAACACAGTGAGCCACGAGGTGCAGAGGCTGACAGTGACTGATCTGGATGCCCCTAACTCACCAGCATGGCGTGCCACCTACCGCATCGTGGGAGGTGACAACGGGGACCATTTTACCATCACTACTGACCCCGAGAGCAACCAGGGTATCCTGACCACCCAGAAG GGCTTGGATTTTGAGGCCAAAACCCAGCACACCCTGTACGTCGAAGTGATCAACGAGGTTCCCTTTGTGGTGAAACTCCCGACCTCCACAGCCACCGTAGTGGTCCTCGTGGAGGATGTGAATGAGCCACCCGTGTTTGTCCCCCCCTCCAAAGTCATCGAAATCCAGGAGGGCATCTCCACTGGGGAGCCTATTTGTGCCTACACTGCACGGGACCCAGACAAGGGGAGTCAGAAGATCAG TTACCACATCCTGAGAGACCCAGCAGGGTGGCTAGCGATGGACCCAGACAGTGGACAAGTCACTGCCGCAGGGGTCTTGGACCGTGAGGATGAGCAGTTTGTGAGAAACAACATCTACGAAGTCATGGTCTTGGCCACAGATGATG GGAGCCCTCCCACCACTGGCACAGGGACCCTCCTGCTAACACTGATGGACATCAATGACCACGGTCCGGTCCCCGAGCCCCGTCAGATCACCATCTGCAACCAAAGCCCTGTGCCCCAGGTGCTAAACATCACAGACAAGGACTTGTCCCCCCACACTGCCCCTTTCCAGGCCCAACTCACACACGACTCGGACGTCTATTGGACAGCAGAAGTCAACGAGAAAG GAGATGCAGTAGCCTTGTCCCTGAAGAAGTTCCTAAAGCAAGGCGAATACGATGTGCACCTTTCCCTATCTGACCACGGCAACAAGGAGCAGCTGACAGTGATCAGAGCCACCGTGTGTGACTGCCACGGCAACATGGTGACCTGCCGGGACCCCTGGACGTGGGGtttcctcctccccatcctgggTGCTGCCCTGGCTCTGCTGC TCCTTCTGCTGGTGCTCCTGTTCTTGGTGAGAAAGAAACGGAAGATCAaggagccccttctcctcccagaagATGACACCCGTGACAACGTCTTCTACTACGGCGAAGAGGGGGGTGGCGAGGAGGACCAG GACTATGACATCACCCAGCTCCACCGGGGTCTGGAGGCCCGGCCTGAGGTGGTTCTCCGCAACGATGTGGCACCATCCTTCATCCCCACACCCATGTACCGTCCTCGGCCAGCCAACCCAGATGAAATTGGCAACTTCATCATTGAG AACCTGAAGGCGGCCAACACAGACCCCACGGCCCCGCCCTACGACTCCCTGTTGGTGTTCGACTATGAGGGCAGTGGCTCCGATGCCGCCTCTCTGAGCTCACTCACCTCCTCAACCTCTGACCAGGACCAAGACTACAACTATCTGAATGAGTGGGGCAGCCGCTTCAAGAAGCTGGCGGACATGTACGGCGGGGGCCAGGATGACTAG
- the CDH3 gene encoding cadherin-3 isoform X4, translating into MGLRGGPLASLLLRFFLLLQAQVYWLPRAASEPCRAGFGEAEVTLEARGAELEPGQALGKVVFTDCPGQELALLTDDDLIVLNDETVQERKALKISPPAPVLRRRKREWVVPPISVPENGKGPFPQRLNQLKSNKDRGTKIFYSITGPGADSPPEGIFAIEKETGWLLLNKPLDREKIAKYELFGHAVSENGASVEDPMNISIIVTDQNDHKPKFTQDVFRGSVLEGVLPGTSVMQVTATDEDDAVNTYNGVVAYSIHSQEPKDPHDLMFTVHRSTGTISVISSGLDRERVPEYTLTIHATDMDGDGSSTTAMAIVEILDANDNAPVFDPQKYEARVPENTVSHEVQRLTVTDLDAPNSPAWRATYRIVGGDNGDHFTITTDPESNQGILTTQKGLDFEAKTQHTLYVEVINEVPFVVKLPTSTATVVVLVEDVNEPPVFVPPSKVIEIQEGISTGEPICAYTARDPDKGSQKISYHILRDPAGWLAMDPDSGQVTAAGVLDREDEQFVRNNIYEVMVLATDDGSPPTTGTGTLLLTLMDINDHGPVPEPRQITICNQSPVPQVLNITDKDLSPHTAPFQAQLTHDSDVYWTAEVNEKGDAVALSLKKFLKQGEYDVHLSLSDHGNKEQLTVIRATVCDCHGNMVTCRDPWTWGFLLPILGAALALLLLLLVLLFLVRKKRKIKEPLLLPEDDTRDNVFYYGEEGGGEEDQDYDITQLHRGLEARPEVVLRNDVAPSFIPTPMYRPRPANPDEIGNFIIENLKAANTDPTAPPYDSLLVFDYEGSGSDAASLSSLTSSTSDQDQDYNYLNEWGSRFKKLADMYGGGQDD; encoded by the exons tGGTCTTCACAGACTGCCCTGGGCAAGAGTTGGCCCTGCTGACTGACGATGACTTGATTGTTCTGAACGATGAAACAGTCCAG GAAAGGAAAGCACTGAAGATCTCCCCACCCGCACCTGTCTTACGAAGGCGCAAGAGAGAATGGGTGGTCCCGCCAATATCTGTGCCTGAGAATGGCAAGGGTCCTTTCCCCCAGAGGCTGAATCAG cTCAAATCTAATAAGGACAGAGGCACCAAGATTTTCTACAGCATCACGGGGCCTGGGGCAGACAGCCCACCAGAGGGTATCTTTGctatagagaaggaaacaggcTGGTTGTTGCTGAATAAGCCACTGGACCGGGAGAAGATTGCCAAGTATGAG CTCTTTGGCCATGCTGTATCAGAGAACGGCGCCTCTGTGGAAGATCCGATGAACATCTCCATCATTGTAACAGACCAGAATGACCACAAGCCCAAGTTCACCCAGGATGTCTTCAGAGGGAGCGTCTTGGAAGGGGTGCTACCTG GCACTTCCGTGATGCAGGTGACAGCCACGGATGAGGACGATGCCGTTAACACCTACAACGGTGTGGTTGCTTACTCCATCCACAGTCAAGAGCCAAAGGACCCGCATGACCTCATGTTCACAGTCCACCGGAGCACGGGTACCATCAGCGTCATCTCCAGTGGCCTGGACCGGGAA AGAGTCCCCGAGTACACACTGACCATCCATGCCACAGACATGGATGGGGACGGCTCCAGCACCACGGCTATGGCCATAGTGGAAATCCTCGATGCCAACGACAATGCTCCCGTGTTTGATCCCCAGAAG TATGAGGCCCGTGTGCCTGAGAACACAGTGAGCCACGAGGTGCAGAGGCTGACAGTGACTGATCTGGATGCCCCTAACTCACCAGCATGGCGTGCCACCTACCGCATCGTGGGAGGTGACAACGGGGACCATTTTACCATCACTACTGACCCCGAGAGCAACCAGGGTATCCTGACCACCCAGAAG GGCTTGGATTTTGAGGCCAAAACCCAGCACACCCTGTACGTCGAAGTGATCAACGAGGTTCCCTTTGTGGTGAAACTCCCGACCTCCACAGCCACCGTAGTGGTCCTCGTGGAGGATGTGAATGAGCCACCCGTGTTTGTCCCCCCCTCCAAAGTCATCGAAATCCAGGAGGGCATCTCCACTGGGGAGCCTATTTGTGCCTACACTGCACGGGACCCAGACAAGGGGAGTCAGAAGATCAG TTACCACATCCTGAGAGACCCAGCAGGGTGGCTAGCGATGGACCCAGACAGTGGACAAGTCACTGCCGCAGGGGTCTTGGACCGTGAGGATGAGCAGTTTGTGAGAAACAACATCTACGAAGTCATGGTCTTGGCCACAGATGATG GGAGCCCTCCCACCACTGGCACAGGGACCCTCCTGCTAACACTGATGGACATCAATGACCACGGTCCGGTCCCCGAGCCCCGTCAGATCACCATCTGCAACCAAAGCCCTGTGCCCCAGGTGCTAAACATCACAGACAAGGACTTGTCCCCCCACACTGCCCCTTTCCAGGCCCAACTCACACACGACTCGGACGTCTATTGGACAGCAGAAGTCAACGAGAAAG GAGATGCAGTAGCCTTGTCCCTGAAGAAGTTCCTAAAGCAAGGCGAATACGATGTGCACCTTTCCCTATCTGACCACGGCAACAAGGAGCAGCTGACAGTGATCAGAGCCACCGTGTGTGACTGCCACGGCAACATGGTGACCTGCCGGGACCCCTGGACGTGGGGtttcctcctccccatcctgggTGCTGCCCTGGCTCTGCTGC TCCTTCTGCTGGTGCTCCTGTTCTTGGTGAGAAAGAAACGGAAGATCAaggagccccttctcctcccagaagATGACACCCGTGACAACGTCTTCTACTACGGCGAAGAGGGGGGTGGCGAGGAGGACCAG GACTATGACATCACCCAGCTCCACCGGGGTCTGGAGGCCCGGCCTGAGGTGGTTCTCCGCAACGATGTGGCACCATCCTTCATCCCCACACCCATGTACCGTCCTCGGCCAGCCAACCCAGATGAAATTGGCAACTTCATCATTGAG AACCTGAAGGCGGCCAACACAGACCCCACGGCCCCGCCCTACGACTCCCTGTTGGTGTTCGACTATGAGGGCAGTGGCTCCGATGCCGCCTCTCTGAGCTCACTCACCTCCTCAACCTCTGACCAGGACCAAGACTACAACTATCTGAATGAGTGGGGCAGCCGCTTCAAGAAGCTGGCGGACATGTACGGCGGGGGCCAGGATGACTAG